The sequence CACATTAATGTcatcaaaacatttaaaacattaaaacattgaAACATTTAAGCTACACTGGTTTTCCAATACATCTGTATTTGTATGTTACCATCCTATTCTAATTTATGGTACTTCTTTATTCAATTGACTTCCTTTCAGTCTTCTCAACTTTCTGTCTCCTCTAAGATCTGTGAGTAGTTACATCACCATCTATCTCATCCTGCTTACATATCCACTTTGAAAGCTAACTATCCAGAATTATCCCAGGAAGTCAAATATGCTCTGCCtctactgatatatatatatgctaccAAAGCGAGCACTCTGCCTCTACTGATAAAAGAACAGCTCCCCCACTTCAGTTCCAAGAACTGGATAATGGGTCTGTACATAATCAACTCAATCAACATTTGCCGAGAGAACAAATCCCTTCACTCCCCCATCTGAGAATAACTTTCTAAGATTTGTAGGGAGGTATTTTACTCCCTAAaccagagaaaatgagaagactggGAAGGGCTGCCACTTTCTGGAGATTCTGAGCTTTAACAAAATGGACAGGGCTACAGGATTGAGAATGGATTATATGACTTCAAGTGCCCCAAAGGATTTCATCTAATCTGAAATGTTCCTGGAATTTGGAGATGGATATAGACAAAAACGTTGATGCTGTCATCTGTAGCACCATCTGAGGACACTTCAGAATGTAGCAAGATCAATGCTTTTAGAATCATAAATTCCATTTCTACAATTTTCTCATGCACAATTACTCACATTGGCTCTGGGAAAAGATATTCAAAATAGGAAATATCCTATTTAATACTGACTTAAGTTGATTACCAAAGATTCAAAGTCATGTGACCACATTTTCATCCATGTTTTACATGTTATAGAAGAAGTGATAAAAATTTCCTTGTTCCCTTTCATCTATAATTTTTCTCTGAATTGATATCAGAATCAGTGGTGAGGAAAGGATTTATTGACCTGATGGGATCTATAAACATGTCATATTTGAACCCAAAGACAGTGACCCTGATTGGGATCCCTGGACTAGAGCATGTGCAGTTTTGGATTGGATTTCCTTTCCTTGGAGTGTGCCTGGTGGCTCTGCTGGGGAACATCTTCTTGTTAATCATCATCCCTATAGAACGTCGTCTTCACCAACCCATGTACATCTTCCTGGCAGTTTTGGCAGCCACTGACCTAGGCCTCTGTGTAGCCATTGCTCCCAAGATGTTGGCCATCTTCTGGTTTGGCTCTTACTCCATGGCTTTTGATGCTTGCCTCACCCAGCTCTTCTTCATCCATGCCTTGCAGGGCATGGAATCTGGTATCCTGTTGGCCATGGCCTTTGACCGCTATGTTGCCATCTGTGATCCCTTGAGACACACATCCATTCTTACACCTCTCTTTCTAGTTCAAATGGTACTGATGGTGGCCATCCGGGCAACGGTGCTAGTTGGAATTTTACCCATTCTACTTAAACGCTTGCAACTTTTCCATTCTGTGGTTATTGTTCATTCCTACTGTGAACACATGGCTGTGGTCAAGCTGGTTGCAGAAGATGTCCATATTAACAAATCATATGGGCTCTTTGTAGCCTTTGCAATTCTAGGTTTTGATATGATCTTTGTCTTCATCTCctacattttgatttttcaggCTGTTTTTCGTCTTCCCCAGAAAGAGGCAAGACTCAAAGCATTCAATACTTGTACTGCCCATATTGCTGTCTTCCTGGAGTTTTATatccttgcctttttttccttcttcagccACCGTTTTGGACATGTATCACCCTATGTTCATATTCTCTTGTCTACCATCTATCTGCTTGTGCCGCCTGCCCTTAACCCCATTATCTATGGTGTGAAGACCAAGGAGATCCGCATGCGGGTTGCTCAGATTTGTATTCTGAGGTCTGACAATGAGTAGTGATCCAAAAGTTCTATGACAcaggaaaaatgtgtatttaccCATTTAAGATGCAAACTCCTTGTACTATGTCTATGCTGGTGAAACTTTTACCTAATAAGGATCTCTTCTaaagaatttatattctttttttttaagaatttatattctccaaagaaCTCAAAATGTGAGAAAAACTTGAATGAAAAGTATAAACATATCTCATAAATTCCTATCATctctcccatttctctcttttatattttcttattgtcttccttcctttcatcattctttcttgtttttttgtaatCCTTCCTTGTTTACAGATCTCTTATATCTTTCTGTAATACGAAGAGGTAGTTTATCTTTTGATGTGTAACAGTGACAAAGACATATTCCATGATGTCAAAAAGCTCACAAAAAAAAAGCTCACAATATAGTgatgatataaaaatactgagtaaatataatttaatgttatttaagCCATGGTAATAcaatagaaaaagatttattttcactTGTGAAAAGCAACTaatttagattttagaaaaaaaaatcagggaagacCTTGTATAAGAAGTTATGGAAAATGTGAGGTTTGAATAATgcattttacttaaaatgatgaaatgttATTAACCAagatttcaagtttttaaaacactACCATTAGAACTCATATAGGTGTAGAGAAGTATATGCAGGTGTGTGTGAATCTAATCTCCTTAAGCAATGGATTCAGGAAAAAGCAGGCTCATCTGTGCCTTCATCAGTGatcaaaatatacaaatcatTCTGAAGTAGGGAATACTATATCAACATATCAATATCTGatacatggttttatttatttgcataaatgTAGTCCTTTTAttgggtaaataaataattccACTCTCAGAGTTACCACTGATTAGCTAGCATTGCTAGTGATGGCCTTGGAAGGAGTTCATTTTCTGTATAGTGTGGCAACTCattatgaacttttttttccccaaaaaggtCATTAGGAGATACTTTGGAAAGTTTTGAAGCATAACCCATCAATTTGAGCAAGTTCTCTAATGAGGACATAAAACAGCTTCTTGCATCCCATTCTTATCCTTACCTTTCAAAAGGTCTGACAAGCTAGCATAGAAAATCCATAGGCTTTAAGTTTAGCCAAATCtattcacctttcgatggacactgagagaagatgtggtatatatatacaatggaatattactcagccattagaaatgacaaatacccactatttgcttctacgtggagggacctagagggtattatgctgagtgaagtaagttgatcagaaaaggacaaatattttaatggtctcattcatttggggaataaaaaatttagtgaaagggaataaagggaaaggagagaaaatgagtgaaaatatcagtgagggtgacaaaatatgagagacacctaactctgggaaatgaacaaggggtagaggaaggggaagtgggtggggggttggggtgactgggtgatgggcactgaggggggcacttggtgggatgagcactgggtgttatgctatatgttggcaaattaaactccaataaaaatttttaaaaaaatgtttagccaAATCTCCTTTAGTTCCCTCTTCATATCATGAACTACCAACAAAACTACCTTTTTGTTCAATGTCTTTTTGTCTTGAGAGCATATGGACCATCATTATTACCACGTGGACACCAATAATCTTAATTCAGTCCGTTTCTCTATTTACCACAGTGTTTTAACCCCCTCCTCTTGATGTTCCAGCTAATGACTTATAATATTACTTACAGTACGAAGAGAAGATTAAAGTTTACCCTATGATCATCTCAGTTTTTAAACAGGTGAATATGATATAAGAGGTCCTATCAGGGGTTCCCCCAAAAGCAAACCAAAGCAATAATATTAGTGTATGTGGTATATTTGGGAATTGATTCAAGAAAAAATTTTGTAAGGGACTGAGCAAGAAACATAGTGAAGGGAAGAAAGCCAATAATGTGTGCATGGCTAAACAATTACTGCTATGGACTACAGAGCTCTTTCCTGTTGGAGGTACTTAGAAAAAGGTAAGGATCACACCTCAAAACTGTCCCATTGAGGGGCTAGAAACAGTGTATTTATCTAGCAATCTCCATCTCTTATTAGATGGTAACTCCTGAAATATCACCTTCTGACATTTCTCACATGTAGCACTCATGGACAGAGCATGCTCTCAGGTCTCAGACAGAATCATGGGAATCAACTGGATGAACAGAGACTATTTATAGGCGATTTATGGGACAGGTTAGAGTATGTGTGTAGTCTTTTTAAATGTAGCcaaaaaaagttttcttggataagcatgcaaaaaaataaataaagcacagaagACATTCTAAGTTCTAAGTCCCCTCATGATGtcagagaggtaggcagggaaTGGAACACTGATGGATGCTGCATGGACTATAGTCCAGAGAAAGAATCCCTATGAAATAGACTTTTGGGAGAATTAATACATTGGCATCAAGTACCAGGCAGTCTCATATTCATGACAAGGATTCTAATTGAAGTATCAACTGTTTAGAAGAGCAACTGGAAACACCAGCTTTCCAATACATGGAGAATTTCCCCATTATCTGATTCAGTGAGAAATTGAGTTTGGTTAATATAGCCTTTTCTACTAGGAGGGAGGGGGCATCCTTAGTTTCCTAGGCAGACAACATAGTGCTCactggatgatttttatttttatttttttttataatgcttGTCTTCACCATAAATACTGATACATATTGCATTAAATTCTTATCCTATAGTAATTTTGTGATTCTTGTATACCTTTTATGGGACTAGAATTCCATCTAcagccttttaaaagaaaaaatatacaaaagatagACCAAAAGAGTAAGATTGCCAAATAAGGTAAAGTAGCTGTCTTCAAACAAAAGTATGCAATATAAGACTGAAGGAAACTTTCaatcctcctccccctctctgaTCAAGACCCAAAATGGGTATAAGAGCTATTTATCATTTCTCCAATTATTGGTTCATTCACTTTGCTTTAACTCAGTATCTATATTGTGCACATAGTATGAAAGGCTCTGAAAGACTAAAATAATGTTCATGCAGTCTCTGCCAACAAGAAATTCTCTTAAGGAAAATAGTatgataaaaagattaaaaacatgtatattgTGATAGGACAGATCTAGGCTTAACTTCTGACTCAACTATTAACTGTGtgttacaaaaagaaaactaaaatatttaaagtgagcATCGTTTTCCTCATCTTTATAATTGGGACAATAACAATTGCCTAAAAGGACTATTGTATGAACATAGCAATTTAAGATGTGTTTTAAGTATAGCACATAATGATAAGGTgcttaaaaaatagttattatcattattaaaattgttaaCAATACTAATGAGGCAGgcattaaaaatgcaatataaaatgcaatagggacccctgggtagctcagaggtttggcgcctgcctctgacccatggcatgatcctggagacccaggatcgagtcctgcgttgggctcctgcatggagcctgcttctccctctgcctgtgtctctgtgtctctcctgaataaataaaatcttaaaaaaataataaaataaaatactatagagTAATTTCTACAATAGctgtgtgaaaaaagaaaaattagagggagggcagcccaggtggctcagcagtttggcacctgccttcagcccagggtgtgatcctggacacctgggatcgagtcccacatcgggctccctgcatggagcctgcttctccctctgcctgtgtctctgcttctctctttctctgtgtctcccatgaataaataaataaaatctttaaaaaaaattagagggaatAGGGAAGCACTGTGtattttttgttgctttcattgaaaaattttaatgttttaaagaaaatcttgctATATTAAAATctggaggcacctgagtggctcagtggtcgagcgtctgccttcgctcaggtagtgatcccagggtcctgggatcgattcccacatcaggctccccactgagcctgtttctccctctgcctgtctctgcctctctatgtgtttctcatgaataaataaaatcttaaaaaaattatattccttttctAGTCTTGATATATAGCTTCTTgttcttaattaaaataagaatactatttttaaagaatacttaaaGTAAtgcaaatttgtttattttttattatttaaaaacattttaaggaaacaatcaacaaaactaaaaggcaacccatgAAATagaagaagacatttgcaaagaACATATCTGAtagagggttagtatccaaaatctataaagaacttgccaaactcaacacccaaaaaacaaataactcagttaagaaatgggcagaagacatgaatggaaacattttcaaagaaaacatacaaatggctaagagacatgtgaaaagatgctcaatatcactcatcattagggaaatacaaatcaaaaccacctcacacctgtcagaatggctacaattaacaaCATAAGgaacagatgttggtaaggatcCAGAGagaggggaaccttcttgcactgttggttagaatgtgaactggtgtaacaactctggaaaacagattggaggttcctcaagaagttaaaaaatagaccttatgatccagcaattgtactactaggtttTTACCcaatggatataaaaatatagattcaaagaGGTACATAGGAGTAGAGATATCTCTTTGATATTCTGTTTTCATTGCCTTTGGTTATATATCCTGAAGTatgattactggattatatggtagttctctttaattttttgaggaatctccatactgttttctatggtggctatatcaatttacattcccaccgacagtccatgtttcatttttattctcttattgttttttagatttatttatttattttagagagagacagaaagaatgagagggaggcacagagggagaagcagatagagaatcccatgcagactccccactaagtgcagagcccaacacatggCTCAATCccacctgaaatcatgacttgaggtgaaatcaagagccagacacttaactgactgagccactcaggcaccctgccccacccccccaccatgttttcatttaaaaataacaaaagttgcatcatattatacatattttggtaaaaacatgtcttttttctctctagtTGATTTCAAACTGCTTGAGAATCAAACTTTATTTGTCCCAGATGTTTGAGgattaatacaatattattctAGGTTGATGACATCAGTCAGATAAAGGTGCTTTACATGCTAGTTGTACTTTGTACAAGGGAAATCATAGCTAAATGATAATGCAGGTAAGAAGGTTGTAGGGATAGCCCAGATAAAAGGCTTTGAAATATTGCATGTCTGAGATACATTCAGAGCTTATTAGATATGACCTTGGAcatgttgttttaagctgtatgctttaatttcctcatctgatgaaaaaaataatacaaatcttGCAATCATGATAGGACAGCTAAATGGCATAACTTAGTCTTGTCCCTTAATGGTACTAAAAAGTACAAATGTTATTTCTTCCCTTTGAGGTGGAAAACTTTGTGTAACGTGCAAGCTAAACAAACTAAATAAACTGGAATTGAAAGTGATTAATGTTACTAAAGAACTTAGAATTCTTAACATTATGAAAGCAGAATTTGAAGGCTCTGGCAACTGTCTATTCAATTAATAAAAGAATCTGCTGGAcaaagtttatatttcttttgtggccaccagaatttatctatttcaggAGTGGATGATAAAAAGAGGTAAATTTTAGGTCTCCATTGCTACAAACACCATGGAAACACACAACCAGAGTGTGAATtatgtaaataatgtaaattGTGCCACATAGTGCCATtgtgtgagggaaaaaaatctatcaacGGAGATTTTCAAATAGCAAGTGAATAATCCTCTATAAGAATGGACATTGTTCATGTGGTAGATGGAATTGGAAGAAAATCACAGCAGCTCTAAGAGCCACTGGATGAGTTGAGTCAGAGCTACAAGGAATGATGATTATTTGCACTGGGAATGAATGGTTGTTGGGATATTTAATTAGTGAGAATATCTGAGTACTTCTTTCTTCTATATGACTTTACATTCTGTATCTATATTcaatccaacttttttttctggaatagaaCCTAAAGTCGATTGTAAACCTTTTCACAgtggagcagggagagaagctAACCTCTTGAGTTATGGGAAGAAGACTGCTGTAGGGCAGAGTAAGGCATGCTGTCTCAGAAAGAGATGTGTATTGCTGTGTGCTGGCTTTCATGAATCCCTATAAATTTCTGTATACATAAGCCAAAGTGTTTTGGCTACCATGGAATATCTAGAGAATAAAACTAATTCACAAAATTGAGGATAGACTAACTAGGTATATGAAAGTTAACATGGGAAGCACTGGAAAATAGTTATGAATgagaaatgatagaaatgtttgGGAACATAATATAGAACTTTTGAGAGGAAGtagaaactgaagaaacatttatgatggaaatgaaagaaagttGAGTATAGTAAATTCTATTTTCCAAGAATGGCTAATAACTGTATCTTctatttcacacatttttctACTATATGATTTTGCCATTCGTCAGTCAAGAATGGACTCTTCCTAAAACCTTTGAATATGTTTGAGACCCTTCAACAGCCATGAGCACAATAGAAGTCAAACTGTGTCAGGTCTTGGCAGAGTCCTTAACTGATATCAcaacttttcctatttttatgatGTGTAAGAACCCCCTGAGTTCTAATCTGATGGAATAGGATTCAGTGTGGAGGTAGACTGAGGTGCATAACATCTGAGCAAAGAAGAAGGCTTGAATATCTAGTCCTAGATTCCTATCTGCAATTGCTTGAGGGTACCAAGTGAAAACTACACAGCTGAGTCCAGGCAATCAAcagaaatttgaggaaaaaatcataaaatattatttaaagccACTGAGTGTTAGAGTATCATATTATAAAACACTagctaaaatataagaaaaaaatggcattaaaaGTTGGATTCTGCAGTAATAAAAACCCAAAACGTGAAGCACTGGCTCTGAGTGCATGGACAGAAGCTTGAAGGTACTCGTAATACTGTTAAtgaaggctttatttatttattatgtatttatttatttttagattttgtttatttattcatgagagatacagagagagaggcagaggcataggcagagggagcagcaggctccctgtggagacccCAGTGTAGaattagatcccaggaccctgagatcatgccctgagccaaaggcagatgctcaaccactgagccacccaggcgtctctagtAACAGCTTTAAATAGAATGACAGAGTTGTTACTGTGTACCAGAGAAGAGAgggtttttgctttgtgatgGTGGAACAACTGACAAAACTGTCACTTTTGTTaaggtagaaaattaaaaaaatatacataatgaatTGATGGGTTTCATGAAGGAGCTTTCAGCTAATGTTGAAAGTGCCACctgtagtaaaatatatatagagaaaaaggagTTAAATAAGGGTCTAACTTTCAAATAGTACTTATAAAAACCATAAAAGCTTTGGATATTTATGATCTTGAACAcaaaattttttctcattcatgtttTCTCTATACATTATATACTCCTAAAGTAAGAGCTAGCTTCTAAATAACAGTGTGcagttttaaaatcctttattaGAAGAACTGCCTGGTTAGactgaaaagaacaaagacaGCTCAAAATGAAAAGTACCATTGGAGTCCCCAACCTATAGGcttagaaagataaatgaaaacttgGCCTActtcttttagaaaatgaatgATTATGCAGAGTACAGACCTTAGGTTTCTGAAAGTAAATCCAAGaaccacaaagaaatggaattatCCACATGGAGCAGGAAAATGCCTTAATCAAGAAGCTGGGAACATGTACTTAGATTTCAGTATGTctggcaggccgggtggctcagcagtttagtgctgccttcaacccagggtgtgatcctgtagacctgggatcaagtcccatgtcggggtccctgcatggagactgcttctccctctgcctgtgtctctgcctctctctgtccctttgtctctcatgaataaataaataaataatctacaaaaaaaaaaaaaaaaagaaagaaagaaaaaagaaaaagatttcagtGTGCCATGGACCAGCAACTACCATGCtccatatttcttcctcttttggaATGGGAATGGTTTTGCAGTTATCCTATTACTGTATTAACATTATACACTGGCAGTGTAGGAGGCAGAAGACTTATCTCTTTAGTTAATAGGTGTTCAGAGAAGGAGGAACCATACTCAACTATATCTAAGGAACCAGGTCTATGAAGCCTCACCTATAACTGGATATGATTTACATGATGAAATTCTGGATAGATATCAAAACAAGATGAGACCTGGAAGTTTGGAGGAGGTGTTAAGTATATGTTGCAAATGAAAAGAATGTGAACTATTGTAACTAGAGAGGAAACTGTACCATACTGGACCTGTCAAAGATGGCTATAATAGTATTTTCTAAACTCCCTGTTCCTCTGCAATATAATCATGAGGAGTAAGTCTACTTTCCAACCCCTTGACTTGGTCAAATCCTTTGACTATTTCAAGcaataaaatactacaaaaatgATGTTGTGTAAGGCTTGGGTATAGAACATACCTGGCCTTGCAACTTCTGCTTTTTACCTCCTGAAGCCCTGAAACACCAGGTAAAAATAGCAGGCTAATTTTATGGAGAGCCCAGGAGGAAGAGCATGGTGGTACCAGCCTTGTCAGTGAAGCCATATTGGATGTCCATCCGCTGAGGTGAAAGAACATGCTCTAAATAATATTCAGAACTAGAGTCAAAGAGATTTGACTATGAAAGGATCCTCAATGAAGAAGAATCCTGGCCAGgcaaatgaaatgcttttttccttcctccctccttttctcctatCCTTCCATTCTTAATCATTATCCACTTCCTGCCccttttctctaccttctttcttttcctcctttcaacgtcccttcctttatttaatttttagtcaTGGGCTGAATGTATACATCTATGCATTATTTTATGATCTTGTTGCTTCATCAAAGACAGTTTTTGAAATAAGACTTAATTTATtagatagatatttattaaacTAACATGGAAATTCTAGATACTATGGAAACAAGTTTAGAGAAAAACATTCATTTCAGTATAGAAAAAGATTACTAAAGAGGCAATTATCATATTCAGTGATATGTGTTATGATTGAGAAAGGATTGAGTAACATTGACAGCCACTGAAAATGAGCCCAATATAAAGTGGAGGAAAAGAGTAGAGAGATGAGGAAAAGCTCACAGAGAAAGTACTGCATAAGATAAGTCCCAAAAGTTGATAAAGAGCATGTGGTGGTGAGAGGTAGTCATTCTGAGAGGAGTCATTAATTTGCTTGAGCAAACTTAGGTTTTTGAAAACTGGTGCAGGCAATTGTGAGGTGAGTAATAGTGTGAGAGTAATagtgattttacatatttatagagGTAATGAAATGTACATAATGTATACATGCACGTACATGTTCTTGTGAATGCTTGTGTATTTTAGGTACAATATATGAATTATGTAAATATGAATATGATAGCACgttacagagagagacagacagaaagagatgtTTATAGGCAAGTAAGATGATTGGAAGCATGtatatgaaagaatatatatatttgtatatgtttgtgCAAAATAAATATCACGTATATGATGTTTGTTCTGGGTAGACTTAGGGATAATTTATATTATGAACATTAGAGATAGAAAGATGGGTCTGATTTACATGTATAGTCATCCATTGGTTTATGAGTTGATGTTTTAATACCATTTGTGAAAAACTAAGACAAGGAGAATTACAACCTGCTTATGGGCAGTGCAAAATTCAATTTCTCAACATGTCCTTAAAGGAATGTTGGTGTAAGAGTAATGGCAAGATGTGCAGACTGGCATTGAAGCACAGGgaagggatgactgggtggctcagtggtgaagtgtctgctttcagctcagagtgtgatcctggggtcccaggatcgagtcttgcatcgggctccctgcatggagcctgcttctccctctgcctgtgtctcggcctctctctgtgtgtgtctatcatgaataaataaataaaatctttaaaaaaatgaagtacaggACAGATCACAGACAAATGAATGTCAAAGAAACCTAAAGTGCCTGGCAATACGGAAAATGACTGGTTTATATCATTTGAAGACAGGtattaaggaaaacaaattgAAGAAATGGTCTCTTGAGGTGGGAAGAATTTTGAGTAAGAAAGATCAAAGGAAAATGGCTCCCAAATAGCATGAAGAATCAGCTAACATAACAAGGAATGTGGAGGGTTTTTTGGCAAGTAAAGCAGCTAGGTTTAATTGGATTGCTGCCTATTCTATGATTTAGTGATCATAAAGCACCTGGCCAGGCAGACTGGAGTCAAGTCATGCAATAACTTTTGTGCCATGCTGTAGAGTGAAGACTTTCTCTTGAGGAATAGGGTGTGAAGATTTAGGTGGACAAAATGATATATTTGCTTGGGAAAGACAATAATGTTGCAGTGTTGATGACAACTTTGAATATGAGATATACTGGGCATGGAAAAGTTAGAATCTGCAGTATAGAGACTGACAGTGATAAAAGTATGAGATAGAAAGAAGGGAGTGGAAATGTGCAGGAAAGTTTGGGTCATAGGAtggatgaaggaaaataaaaataagtaatttcaagatttttaactTATCTTAAttcaagtcaaaagaaaaaaaatagggaataCAGAGGGTAATCAAGCTGGCAAGGAGACTAAGGGTTTAGTTTGGGAAGGTTTGAGTTTAAGGTGTATATGTAGACTGGTTCTTAAGGCTATTATTCTggaatacagaaatgaataaaataattaaaacattctgGAATACAGAGATGATTCAGAGTTTAAGATACAGATTGGTAAATTTGTAAATATGTGAAAGCATATGAGGTCAGATAGgtggaaaggaaaagcaaagctagtGAAGAAAGTATCTTtactaggtctttttttttcctttgtaaaatgctTACCTATCAAGCCTAATCCACTGTATATTAGTTCCATAGTCTGTAACCATATCCATACTACCTCCCTAAAGATGACTCTTCTCTATTAAACCCATCAAACCAAAAATGAGCTCATTACTCATAGACATGATCATAGATATTTACACATGTTTATTCTCATTAggattattttccattatatgaTTCCATGTTGGTGAAATATCTGAAACATAACTGTGGaaggaaaatgatgaaatcaataaaaatttggaTAATTATTTTTGCTGATAGGTCTTGAGACTATGACTGATTTCACtttatatcatttgaaaaaaaatgtgcttacaatttatttgaaggaattaaataataaaattaatgataaaatattctcCTATTTTATTACTTGCATAA is a genomic window of Canis lupus familiaris isolate Mischka breed German Shepherd chromosome 21, alternate assembly UU_Cfam_GSD_1.0, whole genome shotgun sequence containing:
- the OR52AB4 gene encoding olfactory receptor family 52 subfamily AB member 4; its protein translation is MGSINMSYLNPKTVTLIGIPGLEHVQFWIGFPFLGVCLVALLGNIFLLIIIPIERRLHQPMYIFLAVLAATDLGLCVAIAPKMLAIFWFGSYSMAFDACLTQLFFIHALQGMESGILLAMAFDRYVAICDPLRHTSILTPLFLVQMVLMVAIRATVLVGILPILLKRLQLFHSVVIVHSYCEHMAVVKLVAEDVHINKSYGLFVAFAILGFDMIFVFISYILIFQAVFRLPQKEARLKAFNTCTAHIAVFLEFYILAFFSFFSHRFGHVSPYVHILLSTIYLLVPPALNPIIYGVKTKEIRMRVAQICILRSDNE